A single region of the Epinephelus fuscoguttatus linkage group LG14, E.fuscoguttatus.final_Chr_v1 genome encodes:
- the atr gene encoding serine/threonine-protein kinase ATR, with translation MEGLEMSAMIPALQELASASAAEYDQAVQKPRQILCQFIDRILTDVDVVALGLNKKSSSEPACVMLLDFVQHIIKSSSLMFANPACLPAEYPDTTQSCTDFSKWVAVRLLRVAAAPDCDVIHRRVSAVLCSLLQTLRARAPFIFSRLTQELILMAQDLSDILYAHVTTLAGQGHTLDVHAQNRWPVTLECFSVSPVHASSYLTPSPLVLSSPAALESLTAVTIGVITDSLRGVLSPRDVSMAWETACSFLANGNTRLRTLSMVMLRQLVELRGFPEMQGHDFFTAYLHVLETHPCSHTANANLAEKHPYEGELLHLTRCVFQSSGVSHSHFEPIYLSQMFECVCTLGGANVKLGGEVSESLCLLFSFLLSVAIVYEGAAMLRRQRVTEVCRTLARTVGTENQAECAEGFLRAALKAETATVMKKSGDGETAAKKLCKSVTKAVSKTIKTSAAEVDMRVGSEVWAVMNRRMEELLTFLNSDGPETTKTLSALEGVALILHLAACCTSPTSLSSLLWVPTETLGRALKSCQSVLEGGPQPDLNQSYFQSAVQTTVRVLDSILYLTMSSHSEDGLQRRVCALLSLPWVCDNKSISAYKSSGFPSWLPAFAQRLSLCYSPEIQADCVSLLALLRRGVCETWRVCVFSKTLQSPDEVARAAAVRAFPLLLHHLGKSHHNLISTALLPRLEDSSEQVKKELARVIGQLSCIQSELSQLSDTHTESTHPSERLCHQLSLAAEHAGNSPPSLRASVVRPFLPLLKQQAPSSVKQAFLEALPHLCQHVNLVGGDSDSQVVLCALVGLMEDSDPVVRIRFSQSVRFLLTETTRNSEQGSISELLVARLKEAFSNAKLNRDDDLRNALILTTGEIGRASQGSLVSFSLLRLLHCLLSKSSPVSVAAYTQIRALAAAKGLKLQTLFSQYKNPICQFLVESLHSRHASALRSTPDQGSESANQRELALDILAQIAHAFDFPDLHRFLTRTLQVLLPYLAAKASSTGSALIRTLANELKANRREILINNFKYIFSHLVCSCTKEELERAFHYLQSETEIELGSLLRQDFQGLHNELLLRLGEHYQQVFNGLAILASFASNDDPYQGPRDITTPERMADYLQPKLLGILAFFNMQLLSSSAGEKDRKKLALTSVMALMRLMGSKHISSVRVKMMTTLRTGLRYRDDFPLLCCQTWECFVRSMEPAHLGPLLSHVIVALLPLIPLQPKETAAIIRFLILDNREEVNDYLHEIYFLPDHPELKDIHTVLQNYKKLTASSSDLAAALQLSMRAVQHENVDVRIHALTSLRDMMHSKQGWLLRQVCASEAVEPVISSLVSVLLKGCQDSSPEARLLCGECLGELGAVDPGRLDLSHTHTHGDRNTFVSGVDDPNFAYELLTELTRTFLAYADNVRAQDSSAYAVQELLSIFECREGRTDSPGRRLWRRFPEQIQEILEPHLNSRYKSSQKEVNWSQLKKPVYLSERGSKFSDWSATWAGYLISKVRHELASRVFTCCSFIIKHDYKVTIYLLPHILLYMLLGCTPAEQQEVTEEMLAVLTAGDGRGQETASSLSQLSTQTVFSMISHLTQWSRHILYDKPKHNESGEYQRVVAFLRGIPQDILAKASLRSKAYTRALMHFEAHILENKENIQDHLTFLQTLYAAMHEPDGVRGVNALRREEPSLREQILEHESIGLLRDATACYDRAIQLESDQIGHYHGVMTSMLGLGQLSTVITQVNGVLANKHQWKSELNTYRVEAAWKLGQWDLLEDYLSSDRQSNTWGVRLGQLLLSAKKQDAETFYERLKLVRKEQVVPLSAASYECGTYQRGYEYIVRLHMLSELEHSFTELQNQKECSTPTLSQLPPHWSDRLEMTQNSFRAKEPILALRRALLNLAPQPMSKELVGECWLQSARVARKAGHHQTAFNALLNAENTHLAELVTEKAKWLWSKGDVHEALIVLQKGVAQCFPDDQPLTDPRSLQTKGKAMLLVGRFMEETANFESNAIMKTYKDVTNLLPEWEDGNFYLAKYYDKVMPMVTDNKLEKQGNLIRYIVMYFGKALQFGNQYIYQAMPRMLSLWLDFGAKVCECEKAGRADRQMRQELGKINIAVSENCANLAPYQFLTAFSQLISRVCHSSDEVFNVLMTIVAKVFLAYPQQAMWLMAAVSKSSYPMRMNRCNQILKKAISLKQSLEKFIGDANRLTDKLLELCNKPVDGNSTTLSMGVHFKQLKRLVEEPTFSQILIPLQSVLIPTLPSTGGANTEHDAFPGHWAYLDGFEDSVEILASLQKPKKISLKGSDGRSYTMMCKPKDDLRKDCRLMEFNCLINKCLRKDAESRRRELHIRTYAVIPLNEECGIIEWVNNTAGLRHILTKLYKERGVYLSGKELRKLILPKTAPFEEKLRIHKEVLCARHPPVFHEWFLRTFPDPTSWYSSRSAYCRSTAVMSMVGYVLGLGDRHGENILFDSFTGECVHVDFNCLFNKGETFDVPEVVPFRLTQNMVHAMGPMGIEGLFRQACEVTLRLMRDQREPLMSVLKTFLHDPLVEWSKQAKGLSKAQANETGEIVNEKAKTHVCDIDQRLQGVIKSRNKVLGLPLSIEGHVHYLIQEATDDKMLCQMYLGWGPYL, from the exons ATGGAGGGACTGGAGATGTCCGCCATGATACCGGCTCTTCAGGAGCTCGCGAG TGCCAGCGCTGCCGAGTACGACCAGGCGGTGCAGAAGCCCCGACAGATCCTCTGTCAGTTCATCGACAGGATTCTGACGGATGTGGATGTCG TTGCTCTTGGGCTGAATAAGAAGTCCAGTTCAGAGCCGGCCTGTGTGATGCTGCTGGACTTTGTGCAGCATATAATCAAGTCCTCGTCTCTGATGTTCGCCaaccctgcctgcctgcctgccgaGTACCCGGACACCACGCAGAGCTGCACTG ACTTTAGTAAGTGGGTGGCGGTGCGTTTGCTTCGcgtggcagcagctccagactgcGACGTCATCCACAGGCGGGTCTCTGCCGTGTTGTGCTCTTTACTTCAAACTCTGAGAGCCAGAGCGCCGTTCATCTTCAGCCGCCTCACTCAGGAGCTCATTCTCATGGCCCAGGACCTCAGTGACATTCTGTATGCTCATGTCACCACATTGGCAGGACAGGGACACACTTTGGACGTTCACGCACAGAACCGATGGCCTGTAACACTCGAGTGCTTCAGTGTCTCCCCCGTTCATGCTTCTTCATACCTCACCCCCTCTCCTCTCGTTCTCTCCTCGCCTGCTGCTCTGGAGTCACTAACTGCAGTGACAATCGGCGTCATAACTGACTCTCTGCGGGGAGTTCTCTCCCCTCGTGATGTCAGCATGGCCTGGGAGACTGCTTGTTCCTTCCTGGCCAATGGTAACACAAGGTTGAGGACGCTTTCCATGGTGATGCTGAGGCAGCTGGTGGAGCTGAGAGGGTTTCCTGAGATGCAGGGCCACGACTTCTTCACAGCCTACCTTCACGTGCTGGAAACACACCCCTGCTCGCACACAGCGAATGCAAACCTAGCTGAGAAACATCCGTATGAAGGAGAGCTGCTGCACCTGACTCGCTGTGTGTTTCAGTCGTCTGGTGTCTCTCACTCACACTTTGAGCCCATCTATCTCTCGCagatgtttgagtgtgtttgtacGCTTGGTGGGGCAAATGTCAAGCTGGGGGGAGAGGTTTCCGAATCCCTCTGCTTGCTGTTCAGCTTCTTGCTATCTGTCGCCATAGTATATGAGGGTGCTGCAATGTTAAGAAGGCAGCGAGTCACAGAGGTCTGCAGGACGCTGGCACGCACCGTTGGAACAGAAAATCAAGCTGAG TGTGCAGAGGGGTTTCTCCGAGCCGCACTGAAAGCGGAGACTGCTACGGTGATGAAGAAGTCAGGAGATGGAGAGACTGCTGCCAAAAAATTATGCAAATCTGTCACTAAGGCAGTCAGCAAAACGATAAAAACATCAGCAGC tgAGGTGGACATGCGTGTTGGCAGTGAGGTTTGGGCTGTGATGAACCGTCGGATGGAGGAGCTTCTGACCTTTCTGAACTCTGATGGACCTGAAACCACAAAGACTCTCTCTGCTCTGGAGGGTGTGGCCCTCATTCTCCACCTGGCGGCCTGCTGCACCTCTCCAACCAG tctgtcctctctcctctgggTGCCCACTGAGACTCTGGGCAGGGCCCTGAAGAGCTGCCAGTCAGTGTTAGAAGGAGGTCCTCAGCCTGACTTAAACCAGAGCTACTTTCAGTCTGCTGTCCAGACGACTGTTAGAGTCCTCGACTCAATCCTCTATTTGACAA tgagcagccacagtgaggaCGGGCTCCAGCGGCGAGTGTGTGCGCTGCTGTCTCTTCCCTGGGTGTGTGACAACAAGTCCATCTCAGCCTATAAGAGCTCAGGATTTCCCTCCTGGCTGCCTGCCTTCGCTCAGAGACTCAGCCTCTGTTACT CCCCTGAGATCCAGGCAGACTGTGTGTCGCTGCTGGCTCTCCTGCGTCGTGGTGTGTGTGAGACGTGGCGCGTGTGCGTGTTTTCCAAGACGTTGCAGAGTCCGGATGAGGTGGcgagagcagcagcagtaagagctttccctcttcttcttcaccacCTTGGAAAGTCACACCACAACCTCATCAGCACCGCTCTCCT TCCCAGGCTAGAGGACAGTTCGGAGCAGGTGAAGAAGGAGCTCGCCAGGGTCATCGGTCAGCTGAGCTGTATCCAGTCAGAGCTCTCACAGCTCAGTGACACCCACACAGAGTCCACTCATCCTTCTGAGAGACTctgccaccaactcagcctcgCAGCAGAGCATGCTGGGAACAGTCCTCCATCCCTCAGGGCCTCTGTTGTCAGACCCTTCCTGCCGCTGCTCAAACAGCAAGCTCCAAGTAGTGTTAAACAAG CTTTCCTAGAGGCTCTGCCTCACCTCTGTCAGCATGTGAATCTGGTTGGTGGAGACAGCGACTCCCAGGTGGTTCTCTGCGCTCTGGTTGGTCTTATGGAGGACTCCGATCCAGTGGTCAGAATACGCTTCAGCCAATCAGTGCGTTTCCTGCTAACAGAGACCACCAGGAACTCTGAGCAGGGCTCTATAAGTGAG CTCCTGGTCGCCCGTCTTAAAGAGGCATTCAGCAACGCTAAACTCAACAGAGACGACGACCTGCGCAACGCTCTCATCCTCACCACTGGAGAGATTGGCAG AGCGTCTCAGGGTAGTTTGGTGTCGTTCTCTCTGCTGCGGCTGCTCCACTGTCTGCTGTCCAAGTCGTCCCCGGTGTCTGTAGCTGCTTACACTCAGATCAGAGCGCTGGCCGCTGCCAAAGGTCTGAAACTTCAGACGCTCTTCAGTCAGTACAAGAACCCCATTTGCCAG TTCCTGGTGGAGTCGCTTCATTCACGTCACGCATCAGCCCTGCGGAGCACACCGGACCAAGGCAGcgaatcagccaatcagagagagcTGGCCCTGGACATCCTGGCTCAGATCGCACACGCTTTCGATTTCCCCGACCTCCACCGCTTTCTCACT AGGACCCTCCAGGTGCTCCTGCCCTACCTGGCTGCCAAAGCGAGCTCCACTGGCTCCGCCCTCATCCGTACCCTGGCCAATGAGCTGAAGGCAAACAGGAGAGAGATACTGATCAACAACTTCAAGTACATCTTCAGCCATCTGGTCTGTTCCTGCACTAAAGAGGAGCTAGAGAGGGCATTCCACTACCTACAG agtgagacagagattGAACTGGGCTCTTTGCTGAGGCAAGACTTCCAGGGTCTTCACAACGAGCTTCTGCTGCGCCTGGGAGAACACTACCAACAg GTATTTAATGGTCTGGCGATCCTGGCTTCCTTTGCGTCTAATGATGACCCGTACCAGGGTCCCCGAGACATCACCACCCCTGAACGCATG GCGGATTATCTGCAGCCAAAGCTGCTGGGAATTCTTGCCTTCTTCAACATGCAGCTGCTCAGCTCCAGCGCAGGAGAGAAGGACCGCAAGAAGCTG GCACTGACAAGTGTGATGGCTCTAATGCGACTGATGGGCTCCAAACACATCAGCTCTGtcagagtgaagatgatgacgACACTCCGCACGGGCCTCAGATACAGAGATGACttccctctgctctgctgcca GACGTGGGAGTGTTTTGTGCGGAGCATGGAGCCGGCACACTTGGGCCCTCTACTGAGTCATGTTATTGTTGCACTCCTGCCTCTGATCCCACTGCAGCCCAAAGAAACGGCTGCTATCATCCGCTTCCTGATACTGGAcaacag GGAAGAAGTCAATGACTACCTCCATGAGATTTACTTCCTGCCAGACCACCCTGAGCTCAAAGACATCCACACTGTTCTGCAGAACTATAAAAAG CtgacagccagcagcagtgaccTGGCCGCAGCGCTGCAGCTCTCCATGAGAGCCGTTCAACATGAAAACGTTGACGTCAGGATTCATGCACTGACGAGCCTCAGGGACATGATGCACAGTAAGCAG gggtgGCTGCTGCGCCAGGTTTGTGCGAGTGAGGCGGTGGAGCCGGTCATCTCCAGCCTGGTGTCAGTGCTGCTGAAGGGCTGTCAGGACTCATCCCCAGAGGCCAGGCTCCTCTGTGGGGAGTGTCTGGGGGAGCTGGGAGCCGTGGATCCTGGACGTCTGGACctgtcacacacgcacacccatGGGGATCGCAACACCTTCGTG AGTGGAGTTGATGATCCGAACTTCGCCTACGAGCTGCTGACTGAACTGACCAGAACATTTCTGGCTTACGCTGATAATGTGAGAGCACAGGACTCTTCTGCTTATGCAGTTCAG GAGCTGCTGTCCATCTTCGAGTGCCGTGAGGGTCGAACCGACTCACCGGGGCGCCGTCTGTGGAGGAGATTCCCGGAGCAGATTCAAGAAATATTGGAACCACACCTCAACAGCAG GTATAAGAGCAGTCAGAAGGAGGTGAACTGGTCCCAACTGAAGAAGCCGGTGTACTTAAGTGAGAGAGGCAGCAAattctctgattggtcagccaCCTGGGCCGGATATCTCATCAGCAAG gtGAGACATGAGCTGGCCAGCAGAGTGTTCACCTGCTGTAGTTTCATCATCAAACACGACTACAAGGTCACGATCTACCTGCTGCCTCATATTCTGCTGTACATGCTGCTGGGCTGCACACCTGCAGAGCAACAAGAG GTAACCGAGGAGATGCTGGCCGTGTTGACAGCAGGGGATGGACGAGGTCAGGAGACGGCCTCCAGCCTATCACAGCTCAGCACTCAGACCGTGTTCAGTATGATTTCTCACCTCACACAGTGGAGCCGCCACATCCTCTACGACAAACCCAAACACAACG AGAGCGGGGAGTATCAGCGTGTGGTGGCCTTCCTGAGGGGGATTCCACAGGACATTCTGGCCAAGGCCTCTCTACGATCCAAAGCGTACACTCGTGCCCTCATGCACTTTGAAGCACACATCTTAGAAAACAAAGAGAACATCCAGGACCATCTCACCTTCCTGCAG ACGTTGTACGCTGCCATGCATGAACCTGATGGAGTGAGAGGGGTCAACGCCCTGAGGAGGGAGGAGCCGTCGCTACGGGAACAGATACTGGAGCATGAGAGCATTGGCCTGCTGCGAGACGCAACGGCCTGCTATGACCGGGCCATACAGCTGGAGTCAgaccag ATCGGTCACTATCATGGAGTCATGACCTCTATGCTCGGCCTGGGACAGTTATCAACAGTCATCACTCAGGTTAATGGAGTACTGGCCAAcaa GCATCAGTGGAAGTCGGAGCTGAACACCTACAGAGTGGAGGCAGCCTGGAAGCTCGGACAATGGGACCTGTTGGAAGATTATTTGAGTTCAG ACCGCCAGTCCAACACCTGGGGCGTGCGGCTCGGCCAGTTGCTGCTGTCAGCCAAGAAGCAGGATGCCGAGACTTTCTACGAGAGGCTGAAGCTGGTGAGGAAGGAGCAGGTCGTCCCTCTGTCTGCAGCCAGCTACGAGTGTGGAACCTACCAGAGAGGATATGAGTACATCgtcag GCTCCACATGCTCAGTGAGTTGGAGCACAGTTTTACTGAGCTGCAGAATCAGAAGGAGTGCTCCACCCCCACCCTCAGCCAGCTGCCTCCTCATTGGTCGGATCGCCTGGAGATGACCCAGAACTCTTTCAGGGCTAAGGAGCCAATCCTGGCCCTCCGTCGGGCTCTGCTCAACCTGGCACCACA GCCCATGAGCAAGGAGCTGGTCGGAGAGTGCTGGCTGCAAAGTGCCCGGGTGGCCAGAAAGGCAGGACACCACCAGACCGCCTTCAATGCCCTGCTGAACGCAGAGAACACACACCTGGCTGAGCTGGTCACTGAGAAAGCCAAGTGGCTTTGGTCCAAG GGCGATGTGCACGAGGCCCTGATCGTCCTGCAGAAGGGCGTGGCCCAGTGTTTCCCTGATGATCAGCCACTGACAGACCCCCGCAGCCTGCAGACCAAAGGCAAGGCCATGCTGCTGGTGGGACGCTTCATGGAGGAGACGGCCAACTTTGAGTCCAACGCCATCATGAAGACCTACAAG GATGTGACCAACCTTCTGCCTGAATGGGAGGATGGAAACTTCTATCTGGCCAAATACTACGACAAAGTGATGCCAATGGTGACTGACAACAAGCTGGAGAAACAGGGGAACCTCATCCGATACATTGTCATGTACTTTGGAAA AGCCTTGCAGTTTGGGAACCAGTACATCTACCAGGCCATGCCTCGCATGCTCTCTCTCTGGCTGGATTTTGGAGCTAAAGTGTGCGAGTGTGAGAAAG CTGGgcgagcagacagacagatgcgACAGGAGCTGGGGAAAATCAACATAGCTGTGAGTGAGAACTGTGCCAACTTGGCACCATACCAGTTCCTGACCGCCTTCTCCCAGCTCATCTCCAGGGTGTGCCACTCCAGCGACGAGGTCTTTAACGTTCTCATGACCATCGTGGCCAAAGTCTTCCTGGCATACCCCCAACAGGCCATGTGGCTGATGGCTGCTGTCTCCAAG TCTTCCTACCCCATGCGTATGAACCGCTGTAATCAGATCCTCAAGAAAGCAATTAGCCTCAAACAGTCTCTGGAGAAATTCATCGGAGACGCCAACAGGCTGACTGACAAGCTGCTGGAGCTCTGCAACAAGccg GTGGATGGCAACAGCACCACCCTCAGTATGGGCGTTCACTTCAAGCAACTAAAACGTCTGGTGGAGGAGCCGACCTTCAGCCAGATCCTGATCCCGCTGCAGTCAGTTCTCATCCCTACGCTGCCCTCTACTGGCGGGGCAAACACAGAGCACGATGCCTTCCCCGGACACTGGGCGTACCTGGATGGCTTTGAAGACTCT gtggAAATCTTGGCCTCCTTACAGAAGCCTAAGAAGATAAGTCTGAAGGGTTCAGACGGGCGGAGCTACACCATGATGTGTAAACCTAAAGATGACCTGAGGAAGGACTGCAGACTTATGGAGTTCAACTGCCTCATCAACAAG tgcCTACGTAAAGATGCAGAGTCGAGGCGGAGGGAGCTACATATCCGTACCTATGCTGTGATTCCTCTCAATGAGGAGTGTGGCATCATCGAATGGGTCAACAACACCGCCGGACTtcgacacattctcaccaagCTGTATAAAGAGAGAG GTGTCTACTTGTCAGGTAAAGAGCTCAGGAAGCTTATTCTACCCAAGACAGCCCCCTTTGAGGAGAAGCTACGAATCCACAAGGAGGTGCTTTGTGCTCGACACCCCCCTGTATTCCACGAATGGTTCCTCCGGACCTTCCCTGACCCTACATCATG GTACAGCAGTCGCTCTGCATACTGCCGCTCCACTGCTGTGATGTCCATGGTGGGCTACGTCTTGGGTCTGGGAGATCGCCACGGAGAAAACATCCTCTTTGACTCTTTCACTGGGGAATGTGTTCACGTCGACTTCAACTGCCTCTTCAACAAG GGGGAGACGTTTGACGTGCCTGAGGTGGTTCCCTTCCGTCTGACCCAAAACATGGTCCACGCCATGGGGCCCATGGGCATCGAGGGTCTCTTCAGACAGGCCTGTGAGGTCACCCTGAGACTTATGAGAGACCAGAGAGAACCACTAATgag